The following proteins come from a genomic window of Thiothrix unzii:
- a CDS encoding MoaD/ThiS family protein has translation MPINVLFFASLRERLGKAQASIDTDVPLTAHEVWQRSSGGAALPVNVLVSVNQAYANLETLVQAGDEVAFFPPVTGG, from the coding sequence ATGCCGATTAATGTATTATTTTTCGCCAGCCTGCGCGAACGTTTGGGGAAAGCCCAAGCCAGCATTGATACCGATGTGCCGTTAACCGCGCACGAGGTTTGGCAGCGCAGCAGCGGTGGGGCGGCATTGCCTGTGAATGTGCTGGTTTCAGTTAATCAGGCGTATGCGAATCTGGAAACGCTGGTGCAAGCCGGTGATGAAGTGGCGTTTTTTCCGCCTGTGACCGGAGGTTGA
- the smpB gene encoding SsrA-binding protein SmpB gives MAKATKKKSSPGSKTIALNKQARHDYYIEQTFEAGLVLQGWEVKSLRDGRIQMKESYVIMEKGEAFLFGAHISALLSASTHVIPDSVRTRKLLLHGTEIVRINNAVDRKGYAIVPLAMYWKNNRVKVEIGLGKGKQLHDKRDTEKARDWGREKDRIMKRH, from the coding sequence ATGGCTAAAGCGACCAAGAAAAAAAGCTCCCCCGGCAGCAAAACCATTGCCCTCAACAAACAGGCACGCCACGACTATTACATCGAACAGACCTTCGAGGCCGGTTTAGTGCTGCAAGGTTGGGAAGTGAAAAGCCTGCGTGACGGGCGCATCCAGATGAAAGAAAGCTACGTGATCATGGAAAAAGGCGAAGCATTCCTGTTCGGTGCGCACATCAGTGCCCTGCTGTCAGCGTCCACGCACGTTATTCCTGACTCGGTACGCACCCGCAAACTGCTGCTGCACGGCACTGAAATCGTGCGCATCAACAATGCCGTTGACCGCAAAGGTTACGCCATCGTGCCACTGGCAATGTACTGGAAAAACAACCGCGTCAAGGTCGAAATCGGCTTAGGCAAAGGCAAGCAGTTACACGATAAGCGCGACACCGAAAAAGCACGCGATTGGGGTCGTGAAAAAGACCGGATTATGAAGCGTCATTAA
- the opgC gene encoding OpgC domain-containing protein codes for MTTATLRTSRAFSDWIPASWAYPETGATRDLRLDFMRGFVIPLLFASHFEFFSALMFIGWERIGVVSTAEVFVILSGIVVGMVYGKKVKRDGLAAVMPGLLQRSVDLYRISVVMILIVAAIRYIPWLDSTVITTFHDPYGGNTYQLYPALDANLSTVISKALLLQIGPHQFQVIGMYVAMFVLFTPLVFFMLTKQRVGLLLGVSWVLYAIHYGAPFQSLRPTGAQFEYAFPLLAWQLIYVHGMVVGYYKQDVLNFFKGAWGQRLLYLCVLMTLGFIWLTLNHPLVQFPDWARLQVIPPDTFLYIYNEYFPKSKLGIGRLINAVVLFVSIYALLTVCWQPLHRALGWLLIPLGQASLYVFFTHVFLLLAIMNTPLPGYNDFWINTAIHAGLLALVWVMVKKEFLFKWIPH; via the coding sequence ATGACTACAGCAACCCTACGCACGTCCCGTGCTTTCAGCGACTGGATTCCAGCAAGTTGGGCGTACCCCGAAACCGGTGCGACCCGTGATTTACGTCTCGATTTTATGCGCGGTTTCGTGATTCCGTTGCTGTTTGCCAGCCATTTTGAGTTTTTTTCCGCGCTGATGTTTATCGGCTGGGAACGCATCGGGGTGGTGTCAACGGCTGAGGTTTTCGTGATTCTTTCCGGCATTGTGGTGGGCATGGTGTACGGCAAAAAAGTGAAACGCGACGGGTTGGCAGCGGTGATGCCCGGTTTGCTGCAACGTTCGGTGGATTTGTACCGGATTAGTGTGGTGATGATTTTGATCGTGGCGGCGATCCGCTACATTCCTTGGCTGGATAGTACGGTAATTACCACCTTTCACGACCCTTATGGCGGCAACACTTATCAGCTTTACCCCGCGTTGGATGCGAATTTGTCGACAGTGATCAGCAAGGCGTTATTGCTGCAAATCGGCCCGCACCAGTTTCAGGTTATAGGGATGTACGTGGCGATGTTCGTTTTGTTTACCCCGCTGGTGTTTTTTATGCTCACTAAGCAACGGGTGGGGCTGCTGCTGGGGGTAAGTTGGGTGTTGTACGCGATTCATTATGGAGCACCGTTTCAATCGTTGCGCCCGACTGGTGCGCAGTTTGAGTATGCTTTCCCCTTGCTGGCTTGGCAGTTAATTTATGTGCATGGCATGGTGGTGGGTTATTACAAACAGGATGTGCTGAACTTTTTCAAGGGTGCGTGGGGGCAGCGTTTGCTGTACTTGTGCGTGCTAATGACGCTGGGATTTATCTGGCTGACGCTGAATCATCCGCTGGTACAATTCCCAGATTGGGCAAGATTACAGGTGATTCCACCGGATACTTTTTTATACATCTACAATGAATATTTCCCGAAAAGCAAGTTGGGTATTGGGCGACTGATTAATGCGGTGGTGTTGTTTGTGAGTATTTACGCGCTGTTAACCGTGTGCTGGCAACCGTTGCATCGTGCGTTGGGCTGGTTGTTGATTCCGCTGGGGCAGGCATCGTTGTATGTGTTTTTTACGCACGTATTTTTATTGCTGGCGATTATGAATACGCCGCTGCCGGGGTATAACGATTTTTGGATTAATACTGCGATTCATGCCGGGTTGCTGGCGTTGGTGTGGGTAATGGTGAAAAAAGAGTTTCTGTTTAAATGGATTCCGCATTGA
- a CDS encoding molybdenum cofactor biosynthesis protein MoaE: MIHVEVREAAFDPWQMLSQWQATQAANTRSGATAVFVGTMRDFNEGDDVTGMFLEHYPSMTQRQLTELTQQAMEKWSLDAALVVHRVGELTPAEPIVLVAVWSAHRAAAFAACREIMETLKHAAPFWKRETLADGSVRWVEKNTQG, encoded by the coding sequence ATGATCCATGTGGAAGTGCGCGAAGCGGCGTTTGACCCTTGGCAAATGCTGTCGCAATGGCAGGCCACGCAAGCGGCGAATACCCGTTCCGGTGCGACTGCGGTTTTCGTGGGGACAATGCGTGACTTTAACGAAGGCGATGATGTTACCGGGATGTTTTTAGAGCATTACCCTAGCATGACCCAGCGTCAGTTAACCGAATTGACCCAACAAGCGATGGAAAAATGGTCGCTGGATGCCGCGTTGGTGGTGCATAGAGTAGGGGAGTTAACCCCCGCCGAACCGATTGTATTGGTGGCGGTTTGGTCGGCACACCGCGCGGCGGCGTTTGCAGCGTGCCGTGAGATCATGGAAACCCTCAAACACGCCGCGCCGTTTTGGAAGCGCGAAACTTTAGCGGATGGTTCGGTGCGTTGGGTGGAAAAGAATACGCAGGGCTAA